Proteins found in one Fusarium keratoplasticum isolate Fu6.1 chromosome 12, whole genome shotgun sequence genomic segment:
- a CDS encoding PKS-ER domain-containing protein, whose translation MATHTIRKVVITAFGGPSNVEVVTAEIPPPAKKEVQVDVIYAGFSGGDINMRLGSYPMQKSAPLTPGYCFVGRVSVNGSKASRFAPGALVGAVTVYDSEAQKINIDEKYLIPVPESVDMREAVGIVLDWNTAYGLVHRATNLVGKGQRVFIHCISGAVGYALMTLCLLEGADVYGTASERNHASLRELGVTPFTYANKNWMDEMKKRGGAHVVYDPIGFESWDESWDILITDEPSRLVGFGGNMNIIQGDSAKTRSQFPAQAKLLAKNGCLFTKRSTSFYYIDRDRSTFMEDALAIMQLLADGKIEVPIKQIWDMENIREPHENWGKVPGMGSCLVRVDPTA comes from the coding sequence ATGGCCACTCATACCATCCGCAAGGTCGTCATTACCGCCTTTGGCGGCCCCTCCAACGTCGAAGTTGTCACTGCCGAGATTCCTCcccctgccaagaaggaggtgcAGGTAGATGTCATCTACGCGGGTTTCTCAGGCGGCGACATCAACATGCGTCTGGGTTCATACCCCATGCAGAAATCTGCACCCCTGACACCTGGGTATTGCTTCGTTGGTCGTGTTAGCGTCAACGGTAGCAAAGCTTCCAGGTTTGCGCCAGGAGCCCTTGTTGGCGCTGTAACGGTCTATGACTCTGAGGCCCAAAAGATTAACATTGACGAAAAATACTTGATTCCCGTTCCCGAGAGCGTCGACATGAGGGAAGCCGTAGGAATCGTCCTGGACTGGAACACGGCTTACGGTCTGGTCCATCGAGCAACCAACCTGGTCGGAAAGGGACAACGAGTCTTTATCCACTGCATCAGCGGTGCCGTTGGCTACGCACTTATGACACTATGCCTGCTTGAGGGTGCTGATGTGTATGGTACCGCCTCGGAGCGAAATCACGCTTCTCTCCGGGAGCTGGGAGTCACTCCATTCACCTACGCCAACAAGAactggatggatgagatgaagaagcgtGGCGGCGCGCATGTTGTCTACGACCCTATCGGTTTCGAAAGTTGGGACGAATCCTGGGATATTCTCATTACCGATGAGCCTAGCCGATTGGTTGGCTTTGGCGGCAACATGAACATCATCCAGGGAGACTCCGCCAAGACTCGATCCCAGTTTCCGGCTCAGGCCAAGCTCCTTGCCAAGAATGGCTGTCTCTTCACCAAGAGAAGCACGAGCTTTTACTACATTGACCGCGATCGCTCCACCTTCATGGAAGATGCCTTGGCCATCATGCAGCTTCTCGCTGACGGAAAGATCGAGGTCCCCATCAAGCAGATTTGGGACATGGAGAACATTCGGGAGCCTCATGAGAACTGGGGCAAGGTCCCCGGCATGGGTTCGTGCCTTGTTCGGGTGGATCCCACTGCATAA
- a CDS encoding AB hydrolase-1 domain-containing protein: MSCSSKAILVITGAWHVPKHYHKLIEQLEAKGVRVICEQLPTNNNAIPPDTTADDDVKFIKDIVARESAAGTQLTVIGHSWGGMIASAALADFAVATGSGKGGVTNIILMCAFVPQENDSLAGLLGGQLPPYLTSISNGTIVWTDPIGHLYNDLPVEEAQWAEKLMVAHGHKAQYIPIDCIKVAWRVIPLTYIVCENDQALPGFVQDMMIAKVKEQAISVRQYRLQASHSPFLSMPDKVAGIVMEVMNSAGELNVDLPS, encoded by the coding sequence ATGTCTTGTTCTTCTAAGGCCATTCTTGTGATTACAGGAGCTTGGCATGTTCCAAAACACTATCACAAGCTCATTGAGCAACTCGAAGCCAAGGGGGTGAGGGTCATTTGCGAGCAACTGCCCACAAATAACAACGCCATACCGCCAGATACAACagcagatgatgatgtaAAGTTCATCAAAGACATCGTCGCCAGAGAGTCTGCCGCAGGAACGCAGCTCACGGTTATTGGGCACTCCTGGGGCGGAATGATTGCTTCCGCAGCGTTGGCGGACTTTGCCGTGGCGACGGGCTCTGGCAAAGGTGGtgtcaccaacatcatcttgATGTGCGCCTTTGTCCCACAAGAGAACGACTCACTCGCTGGCCTTTTGGGAGGACAATTGCCGCCGTACCTGACTTCGATATCGAATGGTACCATCGTCTGGACAGACCCCATTGGCCACTTATACAACGATCTTCCCGTGGAGGAGGCTCAATGGGCAGAGAAGCTCATGGTTGCCCATGGTCACAAGGCGCAGTATATCCCGATTGACTGCATCAAGGTGGCATGGAGAGTCATCCCTTTGACATACATTGTTTGCGAAAACGACCAAGCCTTGCCCGGATTTGTGCAAGATATGATGATTGCCAAGGTTAAAGAGCAAGCCATCTCGGTGAGACAGTATAGGCTACAAGCTTCTCACAGCCCCTTTCTTAGCATGCCTGATAAAGTTGCTGGAATCGTTATGGAAGTTATGAACTCGGCGGGTGAACTCAATGTAGACCTACCTAGCTGA
- a CDS encoding N-acetyltransferase domain-containing protein, producing the protein MPPGSPQPKTLDTMDTVIRTARADEIPAILDFVGKARADMFPMLDPKSHKKTVERELVSFKGTYLEHSNGAFLTARVDGRLIATIGYLNYDGRFPQLKFSHERVVEVVRLYVDPAWRRAGLASKLFTALEQTARQAGIKQLYLHTHPFLTGARSFWERQGFSVLCVDEDPVWQTTHMSRLLEG; encoded by the coding sequence ATGCCACCAGGCAGTCCTCAGCCAAAGACCTTAGACACCATGGACACTGTCATCCGCACAGCCAGAGCTGATGAGATtccagccattttggacTTTGTCGGAAAGGCCCGCGCCGACATGTTTCCGATGCTGGACCCGAAATCTCACAAGAAGACAGTGGAGCGTGAGCTTGTCAGCTTCAAGGGGACCTACCTGGAGCACTCCAACGGCGCATTCTTAACAGCCCGGGTCGATGGTCGTTTAATCGCAACCATTGGCTATCTCAACTACGACGGACGTTTCCCACAACTCAAGTTCAGTCACGAGCGAGTCGTTGAGGTGGTCCGGCTCTACGTCGACCCAGCCTGGCGCCGGGCCGGGCTGGCCTCGAAGCTGTTTACTGCCCTGGAACAGACTGCACGCCAAGCAGGGATCAAGCAACTGTACCTACACACCCACCCCTTCCTGACCGGCGCACGGAGTTTCTGGGAGCGGCAGGGCTTTTCTGTTCTTTGTGTTGATGAAGACCCGGTGTGGCAGACGACGCATATGAGCCGGCTTTTGGAAGGATAA
- a CDS encoding TauD domain-containing protein — MSTTTTQTSGSTTTVKLAFDTTLHNKYKYGAYLPVYDETTTFPPFQPFEFNDRGLVANKAKSNLFPEGNSDVQVSKITPVIGTEIRGLQLSQLNDLQKDELALLIAERGVVIFRDQDFKDIGIQKQKEFGRYFGPLHIHPTGAHIKDHLEFHNIYLGPDNEYRNESKLDKLSTIGYHSDVSYEHQPPGITILTLLSVPPSGGDTIWASQTAAYARLSTPIKTLLEGLRAEHSGYPQAEKARRDGRHATGQKALFIQPGFTKRIIGLKQEESDGLLKILFKHIAQGQDFQARVRWEEGTVALWDNRVTAHTAVNDYNVHNPQEGLRHGFRITTLADKPIGVNGLESVW; from the exons ATGTCTACTACCACCACTCAGACCTCAGGCTCGACCACCACGGTCAAGTTGGCCTTTGACACTACACTGCACAACAAGTACAAATATGGTGCTTATCTCCCGGTGTACGATGAGACAACCACATTTCCACCATTTCAACCATTTGAGTTCAACGACCGTGGACTGGTTGCGAATAAGGCCAAATCCAATCTCTTCCCAGAAGGCAATTCCGATGTGCAGGTTTCCAAGATAACTCCCGTTATCGGAACTGAGATCCGTGGCCTTCAGCTTTCCCAGTTGAATGATTTGCAAAAGGACGAGTTGGCCCTCTTGATTGCCGAGCGCGGTGTCGTTATTTTCCGAGACCAGGATTTCAAGGACATCGGTAttcagaagcagaaggagtTTGGTCGCTACTTTGGCCCACTGCATATCCAT CCAACTGGAGCGCACATCAAGGACCATCTGGAGTTTCACAACATCTATCTTGGCCCAGATAACGAATACCGGAATGAGAGCAAGCTTGACAAGCTGTCTACCATAGGCTATCACTCTGATGTGTCATACGAGCACCAACCACCAGGTATCACCATTCTGACTCTGCTGTCTGTACCTCCTTCAGGCGGAGACACGATTTGGGCAAGCCAAACCGCTGCGTATGCTAGACTCAGCACCCCAATCAAGACTCTTCTGGAGGGTCTACGCGCCGAGCATAGCGGATACCCTCAGGCAGAAAAGGCGCGTCGAGATGGCCGGCAT GCCACCGGACAGAAGGCGTTGTTTATCCAGCCAGGTTTCACCAAGCGTATAATCGGACTCAAGCAAGAAGAATCCGACGGGTTGCTCAAGATTCTGTTCAAG CATATCGCGCAAGGGCAGGACTTCCAGGCTCGAGTgaggtgggaggaggggacGGTTGCACTCTGGGACAACAGAGTTACTGCTCACACCGCCGTCAATGACTACAATGTGCATAACCCACAGGAAGGACTGCGCCATGGATTCCGAATCACGACATTGGCCGACAAGCCTATTGGAGTGAACGGGCTGGAAAGCGTTTGGTAG
- a CDS encoding Arrestin-C domain-containing protein, translating into MQPSTGRIFGGQHFSSPLNRESACACSLFEIRLERDVIVFRGGEDEATDQILKGAVVLCLKSPLRVETIQLCFGGTLRQSNIELTMRRWTSDPGISHSNAILMHKWPPFVRADDKNTTLPAGNYEWPFEYVIPSGTAETVEGMPEASIIYSLEATMNRSKLGRQQHARKRVRIIRTLPLTALEFVHTMRIENLWVDKIDYSVTIPTKAIVLGGSTTLDMRFTPLAKGLVLGRIEVTLWELCEFSAQSRHRIYSRDHQVQRIVKRWEFDATDQDWQDCIEETGEEGWVMNKTLDIPRRLCECIQDLEVQGIKVKHKVKVFIPLRNLDGHMSKLDMALPVHVFISPNMPPDEEGNIAHQTTGSPGLMPGIDVPPEYGEHVLDQVFDHRSGWQHTTSQQYSSIQTSSSPRANASWRLISATCTQTEQQANSSASTSQPNAADAAAYISSETIDESIELAELSRVPTYGTAVRSPLRSHVEAGDSLLPDYMTVVAGRENETRC; encoded by the exons ATGCAACCATCCACTGGACGTATTTTCGGTGGTCAACATTTTAGCTCACCCTTGAACCGCGAATCGGCCTGTGCATGTTCCCTTTTCGAAATTCG ACTCGAAAGAGATGTCATTGTGTTTCggggcggcgaggatgaagccACCGACCAGATTCTGAAAGGGGCTGTGGTGCTCTGCTTGAAATCACCACTCAGAGTCGAAACAATTCAACTTTGTTTCGGCGGTACTCTCCGCCAGTC GAATATTGAGCTAACCATGAGGAGGTGGACATCGGACCCAGGCATATCTCATAGCAATGCCATACTCATGCACAAATGGCCCCCATTTGTGAGGGCGGATGACAAGAACACGACCTTGCCAGCTGGAAACTACGAATGGCCGTTTGAGTATGTCATCCCGAGTGGCACTGCTGAGACGGTGGAGGGGATGCCTGAAGCAAGCATCATTTATAGCCTGGAGGCTACTATGAACCGAAGCAAACTGGGGCGCCAACAGCATGCTCGAAAGCGAGTTCGCATAATCCGCACGTTACCTCTCACCGCTCTGGAGTTCGTGCATACGATGAGAATCGAAAATCTCTGGGTCGACAAGATTGACTACTCAGTGACTATTCCTACAAAGGCTATAGTACTTGGTGGCTCAACCACTTTGGACATGCGATTCACACCTCTTGCCAAAGGTCTGGTGTTGGGACGTATCGAGGTGACTCTGTGGGAACTTTGCGAGTTTTCAGCTCAAAGCAGACACCGAATTTATTCAAGGGATCACCAGGTCCAGCGTATCGTCAAGCGCTGGGAGTTTGATGCAACTGATCAGGACTGGCAAGACTGCATCGAGGAGACCGGAGAGGAAGGCTGGGTTATGAACAAGACGCTCGATATCCCAAGGAGGCTTTGCGAATGCATCCAAGACTTGGAGGTACAAGGCATCAAGGTTAAGCacaaggtcaaggtgttTATCCCGCTGCGAAACCTGGATGGACATATGTCCAAA CTCGACATGGCTTTACCAGTCCACGTTTTTATCTCTCCAAATATGCCTCCAGACGAAGAAGGTAACATCGCCCACCAAACGACAGGATCACCAGGCTTGATGCCTGGGATTGATGTACCACCAGAGTATGGAGAACATGTGCTCGACCAAGTATTTGATCATAGATCTGGCTGGCAACATACTACATCTCAACAATATTCGAGTATCCaaacatcctcctcgccccGCGCCAACGCGTCATGGCGACTTATATCAGCAACTTGCACTCAGACAGAGCAGCAAGCCAACTCCAGCGCCTCAACATCACAACCCAACGCTGCTGATGCAGCAGCATATATATCGTCCGAGACGATCGATGAATCCATCGAACTGGCTGAGTTAAGCAGAGTCCCTACATACGGTACCGCAGTGCGGAGCCCCTTGCGCTCCCACGTAGAAGCTGGAGACTCCCTACTTCCTGATTACATGACAGTAGTTGCAGGCAGAGAAAACGAAACTCGGTGTTAG
- a CDS encoding Zn(2)-C6 fungal-type domain-containing protein — protein sequence MGSARKLKACYACTSGKRRCDKAQPTCGRCEDRDIDCHYPTTKRRRGNTFEDGCSNAPCQFSANDGTLGSTEVTFSNETDDLIDLNQWTRSLINWNALTDDPLPLSHGLQQPSIPQEHHDPPVLNLQGPSISPTEMQDPATCQSATSTTALSSPANSLRVFFAPESWTIRHLSLNTPTFSSSVCMNYIRGIQTWFTNWVVHCHSPFIHRQLYADTGFPDSIQGAFTAISVHNTKTPANEAVIDDILEARVASLLKSYQDSYPSSSQDISVSRTLDTREHLARTQSLFVHLVLGLFSPSIRARANAEKRVQTLLHWTRQLWDAAPRDPDICQSPEGDLTASTSASAADEFFDGDPLPRLWRSWVLSESIRRTWLLATSMIGVYLTIRQSWAECQGGIQFTASSNIWDAKSASTWAKECRNADPLFICSLDGESLFRTAKAVEVDEMARNLFTIMWGAERVEAWVSRTASDNDDVRLTY from the coding sequence ATGGGGTCTGCTAGAAAGTTGAAGGCTTGCTATGCCTGCACAAGCGGAAAACGGCGATGCGATAAGGCTCAGCCAACGTGTGGCCGCTGTGAAGATCGAGACATCGATTGCCATTACCCTACCACtaagaggaggagaggaaatACGTTCGAGGACGGCTGCAGCAACGCCCCTTGTCAATTCTCAGCCAATGACGGTACATTGGGCTCTACAGAGGTTACCTTCTCGAACGAGACCGACGATCTTATCGACTTGAACCAGTGGACACGAAGCCTCATTAACTGGAACGCTCTAACAGATGATCCCTTGCCTCTGTCGCACGGTCTTCAGCAGCCATCTATACCACAAGAACACCATGATCCTCCCGTCCTAAACCTTCAAGGTCCTTCTATATCGCCAACAGAGATGCAGGACCCGGCAACGTGCCAATCAGCCACGAGTACCACGGCGCTCTCCAGTCCAGCCAACAGTCTCAGAGTCTTTTTTGCGCCTGAATCTTGGACGATACGTCATCTTTCGCTTAATACCCCGACATTTTCTTCATCTGTTTGTATGAACTATATACGCGGGATACAAACATGGTTCACCAACTGGGTTGTCCATTGCCACAGCCCCTTCATTCATCGCCAACTATACGCTGACACAGGCTTCCCCGACTCTATCCAAGGCGCCTTCACCGCAATTTCAGTGCACAACACTAAAACACCAGCCAACGAGGCCGTCATTGATGATATCCTCGAGGCTCGGGTTGCATCACTTCTGAAGTCATACCAAGATTCCTATCCAAGTAGCAGCCAGGACATTAGCGTGTCTCGCACCCTCGACACACGAGAGCACTTGGCTCGTACACAGTCCTTGTTTGTACACCTAGTCCTGGGGTTGTTTTCGCCGTCCATAAGGGCTCGAGCCAATGCCGAGAAGCGCGTTCAGACTCTCCTTCACTGGACCCGCCAACTTTGGGATGCTGCTCCTCGCGACCCGGATATCTGTCAAAGCCCAGAAGGCGACTTAACAGCATCAACAAGCGCTTCAGCCGCTGATGAGTTCTTTGACGGCGATCCCTTACCACGACTGTGGCGATCTTGGGTTCTCTCGGAGAGCATACGACGGACCTGGCTTCTGGCAACTTCGATGATAGGAGTCTATCTCACGATACGACAGTCATGGGCAGAGTGTCAGGGTGGTATCCAGTTTACAGCCAGTTCAAACATCTGGGACGCAAAATCTGCATCCACTTGGGCAAAAGAGTGTCGAAATGCCGATCCACTCTTCATTTGTAGCTTGGATGGTGAAAGCCTATTCCGCACTGCAAAGGCTGTTGAGGTTGACGAAATGGCGAGGAACCTATTTACCATCATGTGGGGAGCTGAAAGGGTTGAGGCTTGGGTCTCTAGAACAGCGAGTGACAACGATGACGTGCGTTTAACGTATTGA